Proteins co-encoded in one Nicotiana sylvestris chromosome 7, ASM39365v2, whole genome shotgun sequence genomic window:
- the LOC104240754 gene encoding DNA damage-repair/toleration protein DRT100 has protein sequence MVMKLFLLLLLFVLLSTIQQAQGLNPIDFSALRDIKNSLTDINPSSPNAFFTSWNFTVSDPCSTFAGISCSTSSFFPRRVTSLTLGSGLSDSPGLAGTLSPSIANLSELTQLILCAGIVTGPIPSQIGTLKNLSVVSLTNNRLTGSIPTSIFTLPNLHTLDLSHNQLTGTIPGSISGLTELKVLIIGSNKLNGEIPRLLPAELLHLDLSNNQFSGMLKKSMPLTLRYLSVSGNRLWGPLNVLESLSELVYLDLSMNHFSGPIPSSLFRSTLSSMFLQRNYLTGGVPQPPLSPSTAVVYGSGSTVDLSHNLLTGKLTGILAGVETLFLNNNRFTGEVPKEYVESVFNGNTKTLYLQHNYISGFPVESGLLLPDSVALCLSYNCMVPPLPVEFMACPASAGEEVSRPANQCSAFNTSMA, from the coding sequence ATGGTGATGAAGTTGTTCCTTTTGTTGCTTCTTTTTGTCCTTCTATCAACTATACAACAAGCACAAGGACTCAATCCTATTGATTTCTCTGCTTTACGTGATATTAAAAACAGCCTTACCGACATAAATCCTTCTTCTCCAAATGCATTTTTCACTAGCTGGAATTTCACTGTTTCAGACCCATGTTCCACTTTTGCTGGAATTTCTTGCTCTACCAGTTCCTTCTTTCCTAGACGGGTCACTTCTCTTACTCTTGGCTCTGGCCTTTCTGATTCCCCCGGCTTAGCCGGTACGTTATCTCCTTCTATTGCTAATCTCTCCGAGTTAACTCAGCTTATTCTTTGCGCCGGCATTGTCACCGGACCTATTCCTTCTCAAATCGGAACCCTAAAAAACCTCAGTGTCGTTTCTCTCACTAACAATCGCCTAACTGGCTCCATTCCGACTTCCATTTTCACGCTCCCGAATCTTCATACTCTAGATTTGAGTCACAATCAACTCACTGGAACAATCCCGGGTTCGATATCCGGGTTAACTGAGCTGAAGGTATTGATTATCGGGTCCAACAAACTCAACGGCGAGATTCCTCGGTTATTGCCGGCGGAATtactccatttggatttgagtaACAACCAGTTCTCGGGAATGTTGAAAAAAAGTATGCCGTTAACGCTCCGTTATCTGTCGGTATCAGGAAATCGGTTGTGGGGACCACTCAATGTACTCGAATCACTCTCAGAGTTAGTGTACCTCGACTTAAGCATGAACCATTTCAGTGGGCCCATCCCTTCATCTCTTTTCCGTTCCACCTTGTCATCAATGTTCCTCCAACGGAACTATTTGACTGGAGGGGTCCCACAACCACCCCTATCACCGTCAACCGCCGTCGTCTACGGCTCTGGATCCACCGTGGATCTGAGTCATAACTTGTTAACCGGGAAACTCACTGGTATTCTCGCCGGAGTAGAAACTCTGTTCCTTAACAACAACCGGTTCACCGGAGAAGTTCCAAAAGAGTACGTGGAGAGTGTTTTCAATGGAAATACAAAAACTCTGTATTTGCAACATAATTATATTTCTGGATTTCCGGTGGAATCGGGATTATTATTGCCGGATTCAGTAGCATTGTGTTTGTCGTACAATTGCATGGTGCCGCCGCTGCCGGTGGAGTTCATGGCGTGTCCTGCTAGCGCCGGCGAAGAGGTTTCAAGACCGGCAAATCAGTGTTCCGCTTTTAATACTTCCATGGCATAA